The following nucleotide sequence is from Brienomyrus brachyistius isolate T26 chromosome 25, BBRACH_0.4, whole genome shotgun sequence.
ACGGTAGAGTTCAACTTCTTCCCTGAGGACCCCGAGTTCGCGGCGATTGTGCAGAGGGCGGAGCAGGCCATCGAGAACGGCGTCTTCCCGGAGAGGATCTCGCAGGGTTCCAGCGGCAGCTACTTTGTGAAGGACCCTAAAGGGGTAAGGAGATTTACAGGCCTGCACTGAATCCCTTGTAGGTGcacgagcacacgcacgcacacgcacgcacgcacacgcacactcacgccCGCACAAGCCTGTGTGCTTCATCAATAACAAGTTTGTTGATCCACTGGAACTTGGctgagatgattttttttttatcccaacATCTTCCTTGGTATCATTTGTAGTAGCTTTCAAACTCTTCCTACACCATGAGGCATCATATCTTCACCTTCCTCAGACTAATTATGAAGTAGCCATCTGTCCTGTTCCTGCTTGATTCAAAATAGGAAGCCAACGCATCTATCAGATGGGATCTGCCTGGGGAAATTAGTCATAAACATCTGCTAGGAGGCTGCATCTTTTGTGACATGGTCCATTTCCAAGCTCTTGTAATGACTTTACACCCTCCCGTATTCACACAGAAAATAATTGCCGTGTTTAAACCAAAATCCGAAGAACCTTACGGACACCTGAACCCCAAATGGACCAAATATTTCCACAAGGTGTGTTGCCCCTGCTGTTTTGGACGAGGCTGCCTCGTTCCCAATCAGGGCTACCTCTCCGAGGCTGCTGCTTCGCTGGTCGACCAAAAACTGGGCCTGGACATCGTGCCCAAAACAAAGGTGGGTAACGCTGAGCGACAAGGTCACCGCAAGGCCATGGAATGGAAAACATTAGCTCACCCGCGATTAAAATAAACGGTGCTCTTTCAGATTTGGTACATTAAACACTTCCTCATTAAATTTGCAAGAGGTCTTTCGGTGTGTGTCATTCTGGTGTTGAAtttatgaaatatatatatgtctgCTTGGTCGTTTAGGTGGTGTCTCTTGTCAGTGAGACGTTTCACTACTCGGCGATCGACCGAGCAAAGTCCAGGGGGAAGAAATATGCTTTGGAGAAAGTTCCCAAAGTCGGCAGAAGATTTCACAGGGTTGGTCTGCCGCCCAAGGTGAGGAAGTGGTGCTCGGTACCAAACAGCTGTTCTGCTGTTATTTTCACAGTAGCGCATGTCTGCTATTTTTGGCTTATACCTTTTCTTTCAGAAGTAAAAGTGGTCGCAGTGACTGTTAGGTTCCCAGTTCAAATACTAGGGTGGGCAGAGCGGGgatcttcagcaaggcccttagccccaaGTGACTGTCTGACCCCTGCTTTCTCCAAAAATATATGCTTCTGGGTAAAAACGTCTGTTCAATATAAAGAGAATAATTCTCAGCTGTACCTCTGCAGGTGGGCTCCTTCCAGCTGTTTGTGGAGGGCTACCAGGAGGCAGATTACTGGTTGAGGAAGTTTGAGGCAGACCCTCTACCTGAGAACATTAGGAAGCAGCTGCAGTCCCAGTTCGAGAGGCTGGTGGTCCTGGATTATGTCATACGGAACACCGGTATGTTGTGAGATCCCACCCCGGCAGAGTAACCTGACTCAACACTATTTTTATAGCCTCAATTTATCTGATGCTTCTTACATCTTAATAGTTTATAGCagtgttccccagtccagtcctcggggacctacaGTCGGTCCACGTGTTTTGCTTCCTCtgaactccctgccagacagtccacatttttgctaccgggagctgggagggagcaaaaacatggactgtctgtggttccctgaggaccggattgggaaacactggtttataaGCTTCGCAGAAAAAGAGGAACTTGACAAAACAGATAAGTAGTATTAGAGATCATACCTTAACAGTGGTTTGGGAAGGGTGCATGTTTTCAGGAGGTCAAACGATACTAAACtgaaaatcctttttttttcctAGACAGAGGAAATGACAATTGGTTGATCAAGTATGAAAAGCCAGGTGATGAAGCTTCAGAGAAGGTGAGAGATATTGCTGTTATTTTTCCGTTACATATGTCTGTACGTCCCACGGAGGCGTGTTGgaagggcatggataccctggcagttACAAGAGGCCTAGCATTATGAGAGAAGTCCCATCGGACAAATCGGCTGTTCAGAAGGCGTCGTGGAATTCTCACAGAGCTTTCTCATCGCGGCGATGCACGACCAGACCATCAGTGGGAAAAGGAAGACGCTGGTCGGCTGACCGGAGGGGTGGGGCTGTCACATGGTGGCACGGCGACTCTGACAGCAGTTACCCACGATGCATCGCTGCAACCCACGGCCGGGGGCAGTGAGGTGAAGCCTGCTATCAGAAGTGCCTCGTACCTGTCGATACGTGGACTCTGGATTGTGGTACAATTCCCGGAACATTCTCCTCCTCCCTCAGACAGCCTTATTACATAGGATAAGGCTTCCGTAATTCTTTTTGTAATGGAAGACCTGGACTAATGCCATAACTTAGAAATTACTAGATGGACTCACGAAAATGTAGTGATGGGAACAGAAGACACTGGGGTCCCAGCGGGGTGTAAAGAGCAGGACGACCAATTACAGGAAAAGCATAGACTGCACCCAGGCTGTCTGGCAAGATGCACACGATAGGCTGGATTATAGTACAGCTTTGGGACAGACCTTGTTCCCGGTTCATCCCATTAACGTGGCCCTATTTCACACGCCATAGAGGGATGTTTCTCAACTCTCAACAGCCAAGAAGACTGAAGACCTGGTACAGGTCTGCCGAAAGGGAGAAGAAATGCGAATAGCCTGAGGGGTCCCTGAAGAAGGGCTGAGAAACGCTACTGTGGAATATAATTTAGGCAGCAACTGGGCGTAAACGCAGCCCTAAAGCGAAGCGAAAAGCTGCTTCACACCTTCCGAGGCTGGGATTTGAAGGGCTTTTTCCTGGACCAGGGAAGAGCCAGAGAACAGGACAACCCCCAGTGAGCACGAGCCGATAATCACCTGAATGCTGAGTCAGTCAAGCCTCTGCGTaacaccccccccttcccccgccATGGAACCGTAGCCCCTGAGCCCCCTGTGTAATTCAGTCCACGCATGAAAATACACTCAATCTTCCAAGAACGCCGGGAAAGACTAGTATTTTTCCCTTAGTCATGGTTTTCGCAAGGACTAATGATTACGCTTGTTGTTTTCACTGCCTCTCATGACTCCGTCTACCATAGAACATCTACCGCCAAACATGGGTCAACAATCGCGTATCCTTTAGCGCTGCTTTGTTTGCCAAGGGACGGCGATAGCTATGCTCTTTGCCTGGCACTTAAAAGCGTATGTGTCatcccccccccttgcaggacTCTGAATGGACCGCTGTGAATGATTCTGCCATCAAGATAGCAGCAATAGACAATGGGCTTGCATTTCCTTTCAAGCACCCGGACGAATGGCGAGCATGTAAGGACTCGCTCCTGTTTCCGTTTGAACGTGTGTTTTACGGACGCCATTGTTGAAGGCGTCAGACGTCGTTATGCATTTTATGCCTGTAAACTGTACGGAGAGATTTTCTCATTCTGATTTCTGCTGCTGTTCTCAGACTTGTTAAATCTTTTTATTTGCATTCATTAACCCTTCTGCTTGACACCTTAGATTGCACCTCGCCGGAAGTCCATGTTAACCGTTTCTTGGACGTCTCCGTACGACGGTGCtgttttttgtttcagatcCGTTCCACTGGGCCTGGCTCTCCCAAGCCAAAGTTCCCTTCTCTCAGGAGACCCGGGAGCTGGTGCTGTCCCGCATCTCCGACATGAACTTCGTGCAGGACCTCTGCGAGGACCTCCACGAGATGTTCAAGGTCGGCCGGCTGTCTGTTATCCGACGAAAGTGTAATGTCCGTATTCTAGCGTAGATGATACGTTTCGCTCAAACGATGCCCAAGGGTTGTGGAGCTCGCAGCTTCGGCGATCTTCTTATCATCAGCAGTGTCAGCGTTTgaggtgttaaaaaaaaaaaaactcttcctGTGAGTGAAAAGCCCTTGAAATTCGATGTTTCTCTAGACGCAGAAACGCGATACCTCTGTTCACACAGTAGACGGAATTCGTCAGGCCTTGGTATCATTACGGTGAAGTTGTTATACAGCAGTTGATCATTTTCACGCTGATTCTTATTGTGTTTGCAGGGTGTAATTATATAAACCAGTTAAACGACTGTTTTCCCTCCACAGACCGACAAGGGATTTGACAGAGCCACGTTCGAGAAGCAGATGTCTGTCATGAGAGGACaagtgagtccccccccccctgccgccCACGTCAAATCATTGAAGCACAGCTCCAGTTCGCACAGTTCAAAATTCATTCATGCTTCCGAATTTCTGTCCTGGTTGCCTGAGAAATCGTAGGAGGTGGTAATGAGTTTGACTCATTTCCTGCAGTCAGTCGCGTAGCTCATTGCTGATCTTTAAGGGCATTGCTTTCAGAGTAAATTATTAAATGGGAACAGtagcctgattttttttttaactggaaACAATTTAAATGGAACCTCTTCTTATATATCCAGTCTGTCTGTCAGGTTAAATGAATCTCATTGCCCCTACCcgtccacacccccccccccagattctGAATCTCACACAGGCACTGAAAGACGGGAAGAGCCCCATCCAGCTCGTCCAGATGCCTCGTGTGGTCGTGGAGCGCAGTAGCAGCGGCAGCCAGGACCGCGTGGTGCAGCTGGGCAATGCCTTCACCCAGACGTTCCACTGCAAGAGACCCTTTTTTTCGTCCTGGTAGAGCTCCCCACCGGGGGGGCCCCCAGGAAAGCGGCAGGCTTCACCGGCCTCACGGGAAACGCTTCTCTGGCTCGATGGCTCGACGAGGGAACCGCGCAGAAAagccaaagtgtgtgtgtgttgccagTGTTAGGAGTCAGCTTTCAACTGCCAAACTTTTTAGTAGAATTTTAAAAGTCAACAGGTTTAAAAAGACTTGAATATTTTGAAAATCGGTTGCCTGAATGTAACTGCGAGTTTACAGTTTTTGGATATTTCGGAGTAAAGGAATACTGCTGACCTAGTATTTTTTATCACAATGAATGTATTTGATGAATACCTGCTGGCtgcacacagcgccccctggtgcTGTGGCTGAATAATGACAATGGACTGTGACCTATGAGTGGCATTTAGCCTACAAACCTCTGTAAATTGTCTTGGGCTTCAGATGATTGTAAAACTTTCTGTAGTTTGCAATGTGTatttaaaagtattgaataaATTTGGGAATCGTTTAATATCAGATTGTCTGCCTTAGTCTTCATGTATCCCAATATAGTTTTGATTTTCGTCGCCGACTTTGAGCATCAGGTCACATGGGGGCGCCTTTCTCCTTCAAATGTCTTGTGAATTTGTCCACTAGGTGGCTACACTTGCATACATCTGCCCTGACATTCATAGCATCTAAATCCCGTACAGAAGTTAATATTCACTTCAGTATCATTTCTGTTGTGAAAGTGAACATCACTCACTTATTGTCCCTGAAATCTCATGACCGTACAGCTTCATCTCCAACACCCCCAGATGCATTAAAGCCTGAATGTGCAGCTCAGAGCGATATATTTTTGGAAAGTTTATATGTGTAGGTGATGAATCATGACCATCGTTTTGTTCAACTAAGCACTGTCCCCTTTAAATTCTGAATCGGGGAACATCTTTTAGCAAAGCGTGTGTCTTATACAGAGAAGTTTGTGATTCTTATATTTCTGAGAATTttcgtgttttttttaaattccttaAATCTTTGCATGAGGATTCTCATTGAAATAAATGAGCATCTGTTTCCAAATATATTTAGGCCAAAAAGATTCTTTTTgccaaaaagaaagaaaaacttcTAGACTGTTgacctatttttttttaaagcctaCCAATAAGAATGGAAACAAAAAATGTCCAATTTTAAGTAGGCctgtgcattatgggtaaaaaaaaaaaaaacggcttgCGTGTCTGGGATTTTAAGGAAAATATTTCATCCCTCTGCAGTTTAGCTCATGAAAGAAGTTGGAAAGTCTGCGATGAAATGTGCATTGAAAAATGGCCGTTCCACAAGCAGGCCAGAATTCTCTGGTGATCGCTGCTCCCAAACGGTAGAAATCTGTGGCATGGCTGACAAGATTGATTATTAATGCCTGGTATAGGTGTTAAGTGGCATCCAAGGTTTGAGGAAACGGCTGCACCTGGACTTCCAGGGCCGTGACGCTGGGTGATATACAGCTGGAAACAGCTGGCAGAGGAAGGGCACTGGAAACATTTGAGTTAGACCCCCCACACATGCAGGACCGTGCTTCTTTTCATTACTATGCAGGCAAAAGATTTATGCGCCATTGTTGGCAAACGTGCTAGTCGTTTATCTGCTTTAATATGTCATCATCTGTCACCACAAAGACGTGAGTAAACAATGGCTGTACCAAGTGTGAAAATCCGTTTCAGGGTAGTGcagtttttaattacatttcccTCCCATCTGTTACACCCTCTGTCCATCTGGATTTCATGAATTTGGTTCCAGAGATTTGGAAAAGGCTCTGCAAGCGACCTGCAACATCTTAATGTGGCAAAAAAAAGCTATATGTCTGTCTCAGGTAGCTGTTTGAAATGAGTGACTGTGGAAAGAGACAGGCTACTAACCAAAGACAGGTTATTGTGAGTTCTTGTGAACAAGTGGGAAATCGGGGTTCTCATTCTGCTGTGGGGACTGCCGGGTGGAATGGCAACAGAGAATGGAATTATGGGAGTGGGAGGAGGTAAGGTGACAACCTACACCAGGCTTTGGTGGTCTTTCAGAAGCTGCAGTTTGAATAAAACCACTGACCTGAATATCTTCTTGAAGGAGACGTTTACATCCCTGCATTTACTGGCTGCAGCATGAAAGATCTTCCATTACAGAGAAGACCGACCACATCCACCATGTGCCAACCCTCCCTAATGCATTAACTGCTGTGGACGGCTCAGCGTTCGGGGTTTTGCATTAAAGTCGGCCGACATTTAAGCTGCCACTGACTCCTGGATGTATTTCACAACATACTATAAGGCCACGTTGTGCTATGAAATAGAGGCCTCTTTGGAGACAACATGAGTTACAGTGAGGGGTGCTGAGGACCCGGCTTTGTACGTCCTGTTTTATTCCTCTTTCATGGgcagagcgggggggggggggggggggggggcaggggttatTATTGAAACATGCCATTGGCGAGCAGAATGATGACACTCGGATCAGCTCTTCCTGTGCCTGGCTTGTATTTATCAGCCGTTCAGCATTTTTTAGCCATTCATGGCCGGAGCATCCAAGACAAACAGCTCGCAaaatctcagcttcacacattTTCTCCATTATAATACCTGCATGCTTTGTCTAACATGGCCGTGGTCCCAGTTTTTTGAAACCAAAATCACAAATATCTGCACGGGTCTCCAAAAACACACATTACGTGTTTGGTCTAAAATAATGGTTTCAATGTGCTTAGAGCCAGACAGATCATGTCATAAACCATGTCTGGACATCGAAATACTTCGGTATTCATTCCATCTCTCTTTTTAAGCCTGCAATTTCTCTTATTGGTTGTGGTATTGtagatatatacatatatattacacataatACCAAATAACCAAATAATAGCTACGGACGTTAGTAGGGAGGAAGATCAAAGCTTAAATAAAGCTGGATCCCTGCCATTTAAAAATGCGAAAACCGACGAATAATTAACAGCTCTGGGAAACAAACCAGGCAGAGCAAAGTAAACCCTAAGAGTCATATGCGGGGttggggggtcgggggggggggggggggggttgaacttGAAGATGGAAAACAGGAAAACCAGCTTAGACTAGAGGGACAATCCCCAtagtcacacacacaaataatcaGTAACATATTTTATGCAACATGCACTATAAATTTCATTCATATTGTCATTGCTTTtagttctatccatccatccatccatccatccatccatcagtcttcCATAACCACTCATCCAGTACAGGATTAGGTGAGTCTAATGTCTGTCCTGGAAAAAGCTATCCTAGGAAGTAATGGTGGCATTACCATCACAAAGCAAACGCTCATAcaatattcatttattaatcCTAGACTGCTGGAGGAatctggagtacccagaggaaacccatgaAACGTGAAACGAACTCACAAAGTCCATACTTGCATGCCTAGGGGCAGGCTTCAAACTCCCAggtctggaggtgtgaggctactcTGGTAAGGTGCTATTTCTACGCAGGACTTCCATCTTGACAGGTCGCCAAGGCCACAGTGCAATGCTCTCTGATGCCTCACATCATCATTCATCATGATACGAAATGCGGTTCtgcttgatttttttattttgctgccGAGCATTGTGCTTCAACGCCCGGTAGCTTGACCTACAATGACCGACAGACGGCTGCAGAGACTGCAGGAGACCTGCGCGCTAGCAGATAAGCGCTAACGTAGCATTTATGACGGGCATCAGATGGTGAGGTTCACACCGAGGGCAGTGCCCATGACTGGCACTCACCCAAAAAAGCAGGGCACACGATATGTGGATCTACTGCCTTTTTTCCTTCTCGGAGCTATGGATACTGGTATCCAGTTCCGGGGCAGTTTTAGGGAGATTTAACCACTCTAAAATGTTCTTCACCCTCTCAAataaatgtagtttttttttatttgattaaataaTGTGGAGCATTTCCATCAGACCCTGCCAGTAAATGCTCTCTAACTTTCAGAAAGTAACGCTCCGCGATCTGTTTGGATGGATAGTTATTGGTAAGCTCGCTCGCTTATTTTTCTAGCACAGACTTTTCTTGAAGAACGCCCGAAACTCAATGGTGTGGCAACTTCCGCGGCATGTTCAtgttacatccatttatttgtttttgaaaCCGCTCGGTTCTAATATAATAACGCTTCTTGCCCCAGAAATTGGATTATTTGGATTGTTTGTTTAGATGCCAGATGCCTTCTGAAGTATTATGACTGTAGTGTTTTTGGGTGTTTGTGTTTGGAGGGAAACCACAGAGAATGGCTCAGTAAACTGGTTTTGAGCGCTCAAAATACACGATGAACACTTCAGGCGTTAAGTTTTTgtttgtgctttttaaaatattctATCCCGTAATTTTCACTTTGGCTGTCAATTCTCTGTCAACTCGAGTTTACATAAACTCGTAAATGTTCAGAATGTCAATACTATTTTCTTGCTACTGTCACAAcgaa
It contains:
- the pi4k2b gene encoding phosphatidylinositol 4-kinase type 2-beta, whose amino-acid sequence is MMAECDPSESGAEDKPSPSTSPVHIQPALSDRSGIGAGQAPRGKPGCAVRVSDSTESVLVELEGEGSGEEELLLPGPAGSLSPRSGKEKRARRSRRSSSSDKDTLASPGSSTVEFNFFPEDPEFAAIVQRAEQAIENGVFPERISQGSSGSYFVKDPKGKIIAVFKPKSEEPYGHLNPKWTKYFHKVCCPCCFGRGCLVPNQGYLSEAAASLVDQKLGLDIVPKTKVVSLVSETFHYSAIDRAKSRGKKYALEKVPKVGRRFHRVGLPPKVGSFQLFVEGYQEADYWLRKFEADPLPENIRKQLQSQFERLVVLDYVIRNTDRGNDNWLIKYEKPGDEASEKDSEWTAVNDSAIKIAAIDNGLAFPFKHPDEWRAYPFHWAWLSQAKVPFSQETRELVLSRISDMNFVQDLCEDLHEMFKTDKGFDRATFEKQMSVMRGQILNLTQALKDGKSPIQLVQMPRVVVERSSSGSQDRVVQLGNAFTQTFHCKRPFFSSW